A window from uncultured Desulfobacter sp. encodes these proteins:
- a CDS encoding tyrosine-type recombinase/integrase, which translates to MKLEQYIHDFLFHCKYEKNLSPKTLTAYEIDMDQFKVFCTTDTDLTQIDKIDKNILKQYLESISSKFKPKTLKRKLASLKAFFNHLQFEDEIAVNPFNKVRIKIKEGKKIPRTIEPRIIKKLYQYLYERKDALEKGSYAYGVIVRDIAVIELLFSTGLRVAELSHLKLTAMDLNKSTIRIVGKGNRERIIPICNTETKEAIDCYFRYFRKRIQNSDYFFINRFDRRFSEQSIRFMIKKYIKCINIDTNITPHMFRHSLATMLLENEVDLRYIQDLLGHSSISTTQIYLSVNKKKQRNILTKRHPRKKIC; encoded by the coding sequence TTGAAGCTTGAGCAATACATTCATGATTTTTTGTTTCATTGTAAATATGAAAAAAATTTGAGCCCGAAAACCCTTACTGCTTATGAAATTGATATGGATCAGTTCAAAGTCTTTTGCACAACAGATACTGATCTAACGCAGATAGACAAAATTGATAAGAATATCCTCAAACAATACCTTGAGAGTATTTCATCCAAATTTAAGCCAAAAACCCTTAAAAGGAAATTGGCATCTTTGAAAGCCTTTTTCAATCATCTGCAGTTTGAAGATGAGATTGCTGTTAACCCTTTCAATAAGGTCAGAATCAAAATTAAGGAAGGCAAAAAGATACCAAGAACAATAGAACCACGAATCATCAAAAAATTATATCAATATCTATATGAAAGAAAAGATGCCTTAGAAAAAGGTTCTTATGCTTATGGTGTAATCGTCAGAGATATTGCCGTCATAGAACTGCTCTTTTCTACCGGTTTAAGAGTCGCCGAGTTATCCCATTTAAAGTTAACTGCAATGGACCTCAATAAGTCTACCATCAGAATCGTTGGAAAGGGAAATAGAGAAAGAATAATTCCCATCTGTAACACAGAAACAAAAGAGGCAATAGACTGCTATTTTAGGTATTTCAGAAAACGAATTCAAAACTCAGACTATTTTTTTATCAACCGGTTCGACAGAAGATTTTCGGAACAGTCCATTAGATTCATGATTAAAAAATATATTAAATGTATCAACATTGATACTAATATTACCCCTCATATGTTCAGACATTCCCTAGCCACTATGCTTTTGGAAAATGAGGTTGATTTAAGATACATTCAGGATCTCCTCGGTCATAGTTCCATTAGCACCACCCAGATATACCTTTCCGTAAATAAAAAAAAACAGAGGAATATTTTGACAAAAAGACACCCAAGAAAAAAAATCTGTTGA
- a CDS encoding helix-turn-helix transcriptional regulator: MHQIMVSPRDLGATLRELRKQKGMTQTALGKRVGLDQKRISLMENGNPNIRVASLFRLLSALGVGMALEPKAIDGTTPVQGNQEYNKDEW, translated from the coding sequence ATGCATCAGATCATGGTCTCCCCCAGAGATCTTGGGGCAACACTTAGAGAATTGAGGAAGCAAAAAGGGATGACCCAGACAGCCTTGGGTAAACGGGTGGGGCTTGATCAAAAACGGATATCCCTAATGGAAAACGGCAATCCTAATATCCGGGTGGCCAGCCTGTTCAGACTGCTTTCCGCCTTGGGCGTGGGTATGGCCCTTGAGCCCAAGGCCATTGATGGAACGACTCCAGTCCAGGGGAACCAGGAATATAATAAGGATGAATGGTGA